Part of the bacterium genome, ATCGCGATCGACGGCGATCCGGTTGATGTGCGCCGGCGCGGGCCGCTTTCGCGCTGCGCGTACATTCCGCAGATCGCGCCGAGCCTTTCCGCCGGCGTCGGCGAGGTGATCGACGCGGTGGCGCGCCTGCGCGGCATCGGCCCGGGCGCGTTCGAAAGCGTCGCCCGCGGGCTCGATCTCGAGACGACGGGCGTGGCCGATCGGCCGTTTCGCAATCTGTCCGGCGGCATGAAGCAGAAGATCCTCATCGCGCTTGCGATGGCCTCGCCCGCGCGCCTTGTCATCATGGACGAGCCCACCGCGAGCCTCGACGCCGTTTCGCGCGATCGCTTCTTTCGCCTGTTCGAGCAAGTCAGCCCGGACACCACCGTGATCCTCAGTTCGCATCGGCTCGAGGAACTGCGCCATCTGGTCGATCACATTGTCGCGCTATCCGACGGGCGCGTGGCGTACGAAGGCGCCGCGGAGCCGTATCTGCGCGAGCGCTCGATGTGCGTCGTGCAGGTGGAATCGGGTGGCGAGGCGGCGTCCGCGAGCCTTCGCGAGCTGGGGTTTTATCGCGGCGCGGGCGATTGGTGGGAAAAGCTCGTGACGC contains:
- a CDS encoding ABC transporter ATP-binding protein, whose translation is MHVEFRDVRKRFGAVQALAGVTANLPAGRRVGLVGPNGSGKSTLVRALLGLVACEGVIAIDGDPVDVRRRGPLSRCAYIPQIAPSLSAGVGEVIDAVARLRGIGPGAFESVARGLDLETTGVADRPFRNLSGGMKQKILIALAMASPARLVIMDEPTASLDAVSRDRFFRLFEQVSPDTTVILSSHRLEELRHLVDHIVALSDGRVAYEGAAEPYLRERSMCVVQVESGGEAASASLRELGFYRGAGDWWEKLVTQNEKLDLLPSLSGRVGRDIRNLHVRDVESVDPARLSDA